The Williamsia sp. DF01-3 genome has a window encoding:
- a CDS encoding ABC transporter permease encodes MTTLTPDRVVSSGSDRSVHAGQQWLALTNRSLRGMAREGQFLLCIVSPVLLTVCFYVPLRTIMDLYPGMDYAQFLMPVICLQSVGFVATSAAMRAATDGSLGLSNRLRSMPVNILVPLMARLAANVVLLIISLCWAIISGLVIGWRPESGLLNFAGFLGVALVVGIILAFGADTIGALSRNPQATSQALALPQLILGMLSTGFVPEERFPEWIRPFARNQPISQFTELMRGFDGGEVTLRLALPSILWATGVVVVAMIGGAWVMIRSSRR; translated from the coding sequence ATGACGACGCTGACGCCAGACCGGGTCGTCTCCTCCGGGAGCGATCGTTCGGTGCATGCCGGCCAGCAGTGGCTGGCCCTCACCAACCGGTCGCTGCGAGGGATGGCCCGCGAAGGACAGTTCCTTCTGTGCATCGTCTCCCCGGTACTGCTGACCGTCTGCTTCTATGTCCCGCTGCGGACGATCATGGATCTGTACCCCGGGATGGACTACGCCCAGTTCCTGATGCCGGTGATCTGCTTGCAGTCCGTGGGATTCGTGGCCACCTCCGCTGCCATGCGGGCCGCCACCGACGGCAGCCTGGGATTGAGCAATCGGCTGCGGAGCATGCCGGTGAACATCCTGGTACCACTCATGGCCAGGCTGGCCGCGAACGTCGTACTGCTCATCATCTCGTTGTGCTGGGCCATCATCTCCGGGCTCGTGATCGGGTGGAGACCGGAGTCGGGTCTGCTCAATTTCGCCGGCTTCCTGGGCGTCGCCCTTGTCGTCGGCATAATCCTGGCATTCGGTGCCGACACGATCGGCGCCCTGTCGCGAAACCCGCAGGCCACCAGCCAGGCCCTGGCCCTGCCGCAGTTGATCCTCGGAATGCTCTCCACCGGATTTGTCCCGGAAGAACGATTCCCCGAATGGATCAGACCATTCGCGCGCAACCAGCCGATCTCGCAATTCACCGAACTGATGCGGGGATTCGACGGCGGTGAGGTGACCTTGCGTCTCGCATTGCCCTCGATCCTGTGGGCCACGGGGGTTGTTGTCGTCGCCATGATCGGCGGTGCCTGGGTGATGATTCGGAGCAGCCGACGTTGA
- a CDS encoding MbtH family protein: protein MSNPFDDEDGRFFVLVNDENQHSLWPTFADIPAGWNKVFGEASRTECLDYVNEHWTDLRPKSLIEAMEADSQQ from the coding sequence ATGAGCAATCCATTCGACGACGAAGACGGCCGATTCTTTGTGTTGGTCAACGACGAGAACCAGCATTCGCTGTGGCCGACATTCGCCGACATCCCGGCCGGATGGAACAAGGTCTTCGGTGAGGCATCGCGCACCGAGTGCCTCGACTACGTGAACGAACACTGGACCGACCTGCGCCCGAAGAGCCTGATCGAGGCCATGGAAGCCGATTCTCAGCAGTAG
- a CDS encoding wax ester/triacylglycerol synthase domain-containing protein — MKQIAGRDAAYVYLGDQNSSTIVSCYLLPNPEGRALTIGHIEAVQWLRERLEVSDLFTSKLMRLPGDIGLPYWVPDPAFDPAAHVRFHGVADWSAARDLVADIAATPLDPSRPLWLMHVITDIPDAPDQAGLSTLVALHYHHAAFDGLLFSALTTTMFSDLEITDEVRAAGRIVGPADASRATVALRELIRLPGHLRRFATVGASAIRRARADPTTPGPRAPRTWPVIRFNAPFEGPRIADSVMIDLQDVHDVRSRVPGATVNDLMLSVIGEATRRYLTQVGERPRSSMSALVPMSTRAMRESASANQFVPMIVDLHTVEADLTARVRLISDETSREKKRIIDEVSRAPVAVVDVTPAPLLRILGVLTRQQPKAAPASPAFNIVVTNVSSAQTRRKIFGLDVLGGFAVQTVAGGSTLAHVVTNRADKLAVSITADRAMLPDITEYCQIIEQSFKTHQAEVG, encoded by the coding sequence ATGAAACAGATCGCGGGACGCGACGCCGCATACGTGTATCTCGGCGATCAGAATTCCTCGACCATAGTGTCGTGCTACCTGCTGCCCAACCCAGAGGGCCGGGCGCTGACCATCGGTCACATCGAAGCAGTGCAATGGTTGCGCGAGCGCCTCGAGGTGTCGGACCTGTTCACCAGCAAGTTGATGCGTCTACCCGGCGACATCGGGTTGCCCTACTGGGTGCCGGATCCGGCATTCGACCCCGCCGCGCATGTCCGGTTCCATGGCGTGGCGGATTGGTCCGCAGCCCGAGACCTGGTGGCGGACATCGCGGCCACACCACTGGACCCGTCCCGTCCGCTGTGGCTGATGCATGTCATCACCGACATCCCCGACGCACCGGACCAAGCCGGGCTGTCAACGCTGGTGGCACTGCACTACCACCACGCCGCCTTCGACGGGCTTTTGTTCAGTGCCCTGACCACCACCATGTTCAGCGATCTCGAGATAACCGACGAGGTCCGGGCCGCCGGCCGAATCGTGGGGCCGGCCGACGCATCGCGGGCGACTGTCGCCCTGCGGGAACTGATCCGACTGCCCGGTCACCTTCGGCGCTTCGCCACCGTGGGTGCCTCGGCGATTCGTCGGGCGCGGGCAGATCCGACGACGCCCGGCCCCAGAGCACCTCGCACGTGGCCGGTCATCCGGTTCAACGCACCGTTCGAAGGACCGCGGATCGCGGACAGTGTGATGATCGATCTTCAAGACGTGCACGACGTGCGGTCTCGTGTTCCAGGCGCGACCGTCAATGACCTGATGCTGTCCGTGATAGGCGAGGCCACCCGGCGCTACCTGACCCAGGTGGGGGAACGGCCCCGATCGTCGATGTCCGCATTGGTGCCGATGTCGACTCGGGCGATGCGGGAGTCCGCATCGGCCAATCAATTCGTGCCGATGATTGTCGATCTGCACACCGTCGAGGCCGACCTCACCGCACGTGTCCGGCTGATCTCCGACGAGACGAGCCGGGAGAAGAAGCGGATCATCGACGAGGTGAGTCGAGCGCCTGTTGCTGTCGTGGACGTCACGCCCGCACCGCTGCTCCGCATCCTCGGTGTCCTCACGAGACAGCAGCCCAAGGCGGCCCCAGCTTCGCCCGCGTTCAACATCGTGGTGACCAACGTCAGCAGCGCACAAACGAGACGAAAGATCTTCGGGCTGGACGTTCTGGGCGGCTTCGCGGTGCAAACCGTGGCCGGCGGGTCGACCCTGGCCCATGTGGTCACGAACCGCGCCGACAAGCTGGCGGTGTCGATCACCGCCGACCGGGCGATGCTTCCCGACATCACCGAGTACTGCCAGATCATCGAGCAGTCCTTCAAGACGCACCAGGCCGAGGTCGGTTGA
- a CDS encoding glycosyltransferase family 2 protein has translation MPPPRSQRREPSCVSVIIPVRNGMPYLIEQMKALAAQDYQGGWEVVISDNGSTDGLREFIDGPAIPDGLHVVYVDSSAVPGASHARNAGAEAARGDFLAFVDSDDRVRPHWLSSMAAAAEAADLVSGSLDTEALNSPEVRMWRPIPLPEDGWPVPGWYPTAIGANMGVWRDVHDRIGGFDETFVHTAEDNDYVWRAQLAGYVLVHSPEALLDYRLRNTYRSLWKQIYIYGRGAAQIHSRYRKMGFTQYNRPLLFPLVVTSLALRNPLLPQAVTRMNTGRWIYHVAHEAGKIRGGITHRMLCL, from the coding sequence ATGCCCCCTCCACGATCACAGCGCCGGGAACCGTCTTGTGTCTCCGTGATCATCCCGGTCAGAAACGGCATGCCCTACCTGATCGAGCAGATGAAAGCTCTTGCCGCCCAGGATTATCAAGGCGGCTGGGAGGTGGTGATCAGCGACAACGGTTCGACCGACGGATTACGCGAATTCATCGATGGCCCAGCGATCCCCGACGGTCTCCACGTCGTCTACGTCGACAGTTCTGCGGTGCCGGGGGCGTCGCATGCGCGTAATGCGGGCGCCGAGGCCGCCCGAGGTGATTTCCTCGCGTTCGTCGACAGTGATGACCGGGTACGCCCACACTGGCTCAGCAGCATGGCGGCCGCCGCTGAAGCCGCCGACCTCGTGTCGGGATCCCTCGACACCGAGGCGCTCAACTCCCCTGAGGTTCGGATGTGGCGGCCGATCCCTTTGCCCGAAGACGGTTGGCCGGTACCGGGCTGGTATCCGACCGCCATCGGCGCGAACATGGGCGTGTGGCGCGATGTCCACGACCGTATCGGCGGATTCGACGAGACCTTTGTCCACACGGCCGAGGACAACGACTACGTATGGCGCGCACAACTGGCTGGGTACGTGCTCGTACACAGCCCTGAAGCCCTACTCGACTACCGACTGCGCAACACTTACCGGTCTCTGTGGAAACAGATCTACATCTATGGCCGGGGGGCGGCGCAGATCCATTCCCGCTACCGGAAGATGGGTTTCACCCAATACAACCGGCCGCTGCTGTTCCCGCTGGTGGTGACGTCGCTCGCACTTCGCAATCCTCTTTTGCCGCAAGCAGTCACCCGCATGAACACCGGTCGGTGGATTTATCACGTCGCTCACGAGGCAGGCAAGATCCGCGGCGGGATCACCCACCGCATGCTGTGCTTGTGA
- the mftG gene encoding mycofactocin system GMC family oxidoreductase MftG, translated as MRGAAEVGADVIVVGAGSSGSVVAERLSRDPDRRVLWLEAGPGSPGPSALRLDRLPIGPGSDRVARYRSRQGFDLPRGRGVGGSSVVNGGYFLRWHRSDFTGWSEEIWPMPVIGDTYDSLDGGVQGGGSMHVSAFADDEIGGYAEAFESHWESEGLARVDAPWTDVGINRVRSNRDGPLRRSAAHWMTDDGGRSGLRLLTGAAATELVVRGGRVTGVAVGDDVFAADEVIVCAGTLGTAELLIRSPGVQIHSLDVWEHREVLVRFSPAALPVAKPPALLQSVVHTSDGVELRCYGGEFADFIDGLPATVPAFGAALMRPHGAGSLSWDATHGLQVDLGELDGADTRTLGVWAERLRGMLESDHFSVYAGKGSAQIDPVLRTSQHAWGTLPMGVGTDWAGAVNGVDGLRVIDASILPTAGSSGPHATVMMVATRIMDLIY; from the coding sequence ATGAGGGGAGCTGCCGAAGTCGGCGCGGACGTCATCGTTGTCGGCGCTGGCAGCAGCGGGAGTGTTGTCGCCGAGCGCCTTTCGCGAGATCCGGATCGGCGGGTCCTGTGGCTAGAGGCTGGGCCCGGTTCACCGGGGCCATCCGCGCTGCGCCTGGACCGACTTCCGATTGGACCGGGTTCGGACCGGGTGGCGCGGTATCGCAGCAGGCAGGGGTTCGACCTACCCCGAGGGCGCGGTGTGGGCGGCTCGTCGGTGGTCAACGGCGGATACTTCCTGCGTTGGCATCGTTCGGATTTCACCGGCTGGTCCGAGGAGATCTGGCCGATGCCGGTCATCGGCGACACCTACGACAGTCTTGATGGTGGCGTGCAGGGCGGCGGCTCGATGCATGTCTCGGCATTTGCCGACGATGAGATCGGTGGGTATGCCGAGGCGTTCGAGAGTCATTGGGAATCAGAGGGTCTTGCCCGTGTCGACGCGCCGTGGACCGATGTGGGGATCAACCGGGTGCGTTCGAATCGGGACGGCCCCTTACGTCGGTCGGCAGCGCACTGGATGACTGACGATGGCGGCCGGTCGGGTCTGCGTCTGCTCACCGGCGCCGCGGCCACCGAGCTCGTGGTGCGGGGAGGGCGCGTCACGGGAGTCGCCGTCGGTGACGATGTGTTCGCTGCTGACGAAGTGATTGTCTGTGCCGGAACCCTGGGGACTGCAGAGCTGCTGATCCGGTCACCAGGCGTGCAGATTCACAGCCTGGATGTGTGGGAGCATCGCGAAGTGCTCGTGCGGTTCAGCCCCGCGGCGCTGCCCGTCGCGAAACCCCCGGCGTTGCTGCAGTCCGTGGTGCACACCTCCGACGGTGTCGAGTTACGTTGTTACGGAGGGGAGTTCGCCGACTTCATCGACGGTCTGCCGGCGACGGTGCCGGCTTTCGGGGCAGCCCTGATGCGTCCGCACGGTGCCGGATCCCTTTCGTGGGATGCGACGCACGGCCTGCAGGTCGACCTCGGTGAGCTCGACGGCGCTGACACGCGCACCCTGGGCGTGTGGGCCGAGCGACTGCGGGGGATGCTCGAAAGTGATCACTTCTCCGTGTACGCGGGGAAGGGGAGTGCTCAGATCGATCCGGTACTGAGGACCTCACAGCACGCCTGGGGCACACTGCCGATGGGTGTGGGCACGGACTGGGCCGGTGCGGTGAACGGGGTCGATGGTCTGAGGGTGATCGATGCCTCCATCCTGCCGACGGCCGGCTCGTCGGGGCCGCACGCGACCGTCATGATGGTCGCGACTCGCATCATGGATCTGATCTACTGA
- a CDS encoding ABC transporter permease, with amino-acid sequence MSEHKRPPQEAPVPVVPRRPRHRGDGDAAGLQHWWRTEQPPSGRRRSRPDDLPTTRFERLDRGDADQTDYETPATAANRTFVGPWTLLSPGAAAADWTAEQAVLRPSGRAGATAYRGQQLTQFTDPGALDTSHVSAELQQAQTVRLDVRKIAAAAAAVEAAEQESAGDHRKDLATAFADHPEARERGLKAFLRHARILTGRQLLVVTRDRLTLMQSMLFPLLSMVMFKVVLGDAVGQATGQNSAYGTVPLVVLVGAMFGSLAVGTRLISERRTGLLTRLYVLPVHRAADLTSRVNVELIRILVSTAILTTAGLAIGWRFNQGILPAIGIFGVALLYGAAYSTIVLTLAVSASNLPLVPIMSLITSLLMFFNSGFSPIEAYPEILQPLVRNQPMTCAIETMRALAVGGPVADSLIKTVAWAVGAIVIFAYPALRGYRRAAASRT; translated from the coding sequence TTGAGCGAACACAAACGTCCGCCGCAGGAGGCCCCGGTACCGGTCGTGCCTCGTCGCCCCCGACACCGGGGTGACGGCGACGCCGCCGGATTACAGCACTGGTGGCGCACCGAACAGCCCCCGTCCGGACGACGCCGGAGCCGCCCCGACGATCTGCCGACCACGCGATTCGAACGTCTCGACCGCGGCGACGCAGACCAGACCGATTACGAAACCCCGGCCACAGCCGCCAATCGAACGTTCGTCGGCCCGTGGACGCTTCTCTCCCCTGGCGCTGCAGCTGCGGACTGGACCGCAGAACAAGCAGTCCTGCGCCCTTCGGGCCGTGCGGGAGCCACCGCATACCGCGGTCAGCAGCTCACGCAGTTCACCGATCCGGGCGCTCTGGACACCAGCCATGTATCGGCCGAACTCCAGCAGGCCCAGACCGTTCGTCTGGACGTGCGGAAGATCGCCGCCGCTGCTGCTGCCGTCGAGGCGGCCGAGCAGGAGTCGGCGGGCGACCACCGCAAGGACCTCGCCACCGCGTTCGCCGATCACCCCGAGGCCCGCGAACGGGGTCTCAAGGCGTTCTTGCGGCACGCCCGCATACTCACCGGCCGACAGTTGCTCGTCGTCACGCGGGACCGCCTCACCCTGATGCAGAGCATGCTGTTCCCACTGCTGAGCATGGTCATGTTCAAGGTTGTCCTCGGAGACGCCGTCGGACAGGCCACGGGGCAGAACAGTGCCTACGGCACCGTGCCCCTGGTTGTCCTGGTCGGAGCGATGTTCGGCTCGCTCGCCGTGGGCACCCGGCTGATCAGCGAACGGCGAACAGGACTGCTGACCCGCCTCTATGTACTACCGGTCCACCGGGCGGCCGATCTGACATCGCGTGTCAATGTCGAGCTGATCCGGATCCTGGTCAGTACAGCGATCCTGACAACCGCGGGCCTGGCCATCGGATGGCGCTTCAACCAAGGGATCCTGCCGGCAATCGGCATCTTCGGGGTCGCCCTCCTCTACGGTGCGGCCTACTCGACGATCGTTCTGACACTGGCGGTTTCGGCGTCGAACCTCCCCCTGGTCCCCATCATGTCGCTCATCACAAGCCTTTTGATGTTCTTCAATTCGGGGTTCTCGCCGATCGAGGCCTATCCGGAGATCCTGCAGCCTCTGGTCCGCAACCAGCCCATGACGTGTGCCATCGAGACCATGCGTGCGCTGGCCGTCGGTGGACCGGTGGCCGACAGTCTGATCAAGACGGTCGCCTGGGCGGTGGGCGCGATCGTGATCTTCGCCTACCCGGCACTGCGCGGGTACCGACGAGCCGCGGCCTCGCGGACCTGA
- a CDS encoding ATP-binding cassette domain-containing protein, translating to MQARRGRVTQNSDDQDGVRASSGAPSTYQQPVGGGRLQHSVVANDLVKTFGDFTAVDGISFQVPTGTVLGLLGPNGAGKTTTVNMLATLLTPDGGSASIAGFDVVKDRAAVRKSIMLTGQFAALDESLTGRENLILFGRLMGLRKREANGRADELLEAFNLVEAASRRVGKFSGGMRRRIDIACGLVVRPEVVFLDEPTTGLDPRSRQDVWNIVTSLRDQGITTLLTTQYLEEADLLSDRIVVIDKGRVIAEGTASALKEEVGGTFCEVIPSYPDDLKKLKQLLADMVPPDQIRIDMSRTSLTMPAINATQTLVEIVRRTDAARIELTDVGLRRPSLDDVFLKLTESPTSSTPTTSPATSSTSARDHR from the coding sequence ATGCAGGCGAGGCGGGGCCGAGTTACGCAGAACAGCGACGACCAGGACGGCGTACGAGCCTCCTCGGGCGCCCCGTCCACCTACCAGCAGCCGGTCGGCGGCGGCCGGCTACAGCACAGTGTGGTGGCGAACGACCTGGTCAAGACGTTCGGTGATTTCACCGCGGTCGACGGCATCAGTTTCCAGGTGCCGACCGGGACGGTGCTCGGGCTCTTGGGGCCGAACGGCGCCGGGAAGACAACAACCGTCAACATGCTGGCGACCCTGCTGACCCCCGACGGCGGCAGCGCCTCGATCGCCGGTTTCGACGTGGTCAAGGACCGCGCGGCGGTCCGCAAGTCGATCATGCTGACCGGGCAGTTCGCTGCCCTGGACGAATCTCTCACCGGACGCGAGAACCTCATCTTGTTCGGCAGGTTGATGGGTTTGCGCAAACGCGAGGCGAACGGCCGCGCCGATGAACTCCTCGAGGCGTTCAATCTTGTGGAGGCTGCGTCGAGGCGAGTGGGGAAGTTCTCCGGCGGAATGCGGCGGCGTATCGACATCGCCTGCGGTCTGGTGGTCCGGCCGGAGGTGGTCTTCCTCGACGAACCGACCACCGGCCTGGACCCACGAAGCCGTCAGGATGTGTGGAACATCGTGACGTCGCTGCGCGATCAGGGGATCACCACGCTGCTGACCACTCAGTATCTGGAAGAGGCCGACCTCCTCAGCGACCGGATCGTTGTCATCGACAAAGGGCGCGTGATCGCCGAGGGCACGGCTTCTGCGCTGAAGGAAGAGGTCGGCGGCACCTTCTGCGAGGTGATCCCGAGTTATCCCGATGACCTCAAGAAGCTCAAGCAACTCTTGGCCGACATGGTTCCACCGGACCAGATCCGCATCGACATGTCGCGAACCTCGTTGACGATGCCCGCGATCAATGCCACGCAGACACTTGTGGAGATCGTCCGCCGTACCGACGCCGCCCGTATCGAACTCACCGACGTCGGCCTCCGTCGTCCGTCGCTGGACGACGTGTTCCTGAAGCTGACCGAGTCACCGACCAGCAGCACCCCCACGACGTCTCCGGCCACCAGTTCCACGTCAGCCCGGGACCACCGATGA
- a CDS encoding glycosyltransferase family 2 protein gives MDESRLTVVIPAYNEAETLRGCLDSLVPQLTHLYEIVVVDNNSTDETASLVEEFASKYGKFRSVVATEQGVIHARTVGFDNARGDVLARIDADSRVGPGWAQSIKEFFDQYGDVYEAGTGLCTSHDLPFQDRFRRSHIGITDDARAKLAAMSERPGSEGPDLQRLFGSNMAMTKTAWGQARSCSCMRSDVFEDLDLTLCLKRSGVRIGLIPGADATISGRRFLTPPPAYFRYCLRDQRTFKVHGLPRERAKAVVQMLVVAMPFYLINWVPFRAYDPVSRRFTIRNLIRPPQTRLTPRAHR, from the coding sequence ATGGACGAATCTCGGTTGACCGTCGTGATCCCGGCCTACAACGAGGCCGAGACTCTCAGGGGTTGCCTCGACAGCTTGGTACCGCAACTGACCCACCTGTACGAGATCGTGGTGGTGGACAACAACTCGACTGATGAAACCGCTTCGCTTGTTGAGGAATTCGCTTCGAAGTACGGCAAGTTCCGGTCGGTGGTGGCCACCGAACAAGGCGTGATTCACGCCCGCACAGTCGGTTTCGACAATGCCCGTGGGGATGTGCTCGCTCGCATCGATGCCGATTCGCGCGTCGGTCCAGGGTGGGCGCAGTCGATCAAAGAGTTCTTCGACCAGTACGGTGACGTTTACGAAGCGGGCACCGGGTTGTGCACTTCTCATGATCTGCCGTTCCAAGATCGCTTTCGGCGATCACACATCGGTATCACCGACGACGCCCGGGCGAAGCTGGCCGCGATGTCGGAGCGGCCCGGGTCCGAGGGGCCAGATCTTCAGCGGTTGTTCGGGTCGAACATGGCAATGACAAAAACGGCGTGGGGTCAGGCGCGTTCGTGCAGCTGTATGCGCTCGGACGTGTTCGAGGATCTCGATCTGACCCTGTGCCTCAAGCGGAGCGGTGTCCGAATCGGTCTGATCCCCGGTGCCGACGCAACAATCTCCGGCCGGCGTTTCCTCACCCCGCCCCCGGCATACTTCAGGTACTGCCTGCGAGATCAGCGGACCTTCAAAGTGCATGGGCTGCCCAGGGAGCGAGCGAAGGCGGTGGTGCAGATGCTTGTCGTCGCCATGCCCTTCTATCTGATCAACTGGGTGCCCTTTCGGGCATACGATCCCGTCTCGCGGCGATTCACGATCCGGAACCTCATCCGGCCGCCACAGACTCGGCTCACTCCCCGCGCCCACCGTTGA
- a CDS encoding WS/DGAT domain-containing protein: MKQVTARDAAYLYLGDGNATATVVSCQILVNPSGRPLELTEDVLLEWIGQRVCISDLFNSKLIRLPADIGYPYWVPDPDFSAAAHLQVHRGVGTWSSALALVEQFGDTTMDLSHAPWLVHLIPDVTGVPGQCGLCSLVVFRFHHIAFDGVTSATLGEKVFGGDVVSDTARADGRVVGTDTASRAALTRRELRRGPAIWGRFAKEGAKLVRASRQQARASGRHQHRVWPVTRFNQVFRGPRTAGYVRFDRDDVIRMKSRLEGATVNDLMLSIVGQAVDEYLRRNDETPESSLSALVPVSTRGMREADAANQFVPVVVDLVTTEADPRVRISLIAAETARKKIRVKQKVAEQTAGFIDIVPAPVLRMLGSRSPHRGKAPGRPRFNVVITNLPGVARYGSVCGIAIVDSFTLQPLGTGGTLAHAISDRGDHIAMSITVDSAVMPDIGEYCQIVRESFEAHRATII, from the coding sequence ATGAAACAGGTCACCGCGCGTGACGCCGCATACCTCTACCTCGGGGACGGGAACGCGACGGCCACGGTGGTCAGCTGCCAGATCCTCGTGAACCCCTCCGGCCGGCCGCTCGAACTCACTGAGGATGTCCTGCTGGAGTGGATAGGCCAACGAGTCTGCATCTCAGACCTGTTCAACAGCAAGTTGATCCGGCTACCGGCAGACATCGGTTACCCGTATTGGGTTCCTGATCCCGATTTCTCGGCGGCCGCCCACCTGCAGGTCCACCGCGGGGTTGGCACGTGGTCCTCGGCGCTGGCTCTCGTGGAGCAATTCGGGGACACAACAATGGACCTGTCCCACGCTCCCTGGCTCGTGCACCTCATCCCCGATGTCACCGGCGTGCCCGGCCAATGCGGCCTGTGCAGTCTTGTCGTGTTCCGGTTCCATCACATCGCGTTCGACGGAGTCACTTCGGCCACCCTGGGTGAGAAGGTCTTCGGCGGCGACGTCGTGAGCGATACAGCGCGCGCGGATGGCCGGGTCGTCGGAACGGACACCGCATCTCGCGCTGCTCTGACCCGTCGCGAACTCCGCCGCGGACCGGCGATCTGGGGACGGTTCGCGAAAGAGGGCGCGAAGCTTGTGCGGGCATCCAGACAGCAAGCCCGGGCGAGCGGCAGGCACCAGCATCGGGTGTGGCCGGTAACCCGTTTCAACCAGGTCTTCCGCGGACCACGGACAGCAGGTTACGTACGCTTCGACCGCGACGATGTGATCAGGATGAAGTCCCGACTGGAAGGCGCCACGGTCAACGACCTCATGCTGTCGATCGTCGGACAAGCCGTCGACGAATATCTCCGTCGCAACGACGAGACCCCGGAGTCGTCGCTCTCTGCTCTGGTTCCGGTGTCCACCAGGGGAATGCGGGAAGCGGATGCGGCAAACCAGTTCGTTCCGGTGGTCGTGGATCTGGTGACCACCGAAGCGGATCCCCGGGTGCGGATATCGCTGATCGCCGCGGAGACCGCGCGCAAGAAGATCAGAGTCAAACAGAAGGTGGCAGAACAGACGGCAGGGTTCATCGACATCGTGCCCGCACCAGTTCTCCGGATGCTCGGGTCTCGCTCTCCACACCGCGGCAAGGCTCCCGGGCGACCCCGCTTCAATGTGGTGATCACCAACTTGCCCGGCGTCGCCCGGTACGGGAGTGTATGCGGCATTGCGATCGTGGACAGTTTTACATTACAACCGCTCGGCACGGGAGGGACTCTGGCACACGCGATTTCCGACCGGGGTGACCACATCGCCATGTCGATCACGGTCGACTCGGCAGTGATGCCCGACATCGGCGAATACTGTCAGATCGTCCGCGAGTCGTTCGAGGCGCACCGAGCCACCATCATCTGA